A part of Dreissena polymorpha isolate Duluth1 chromosome 13, UMN_Dpol_1.0, whole genome shotgun sequence genomic DNA contains:
- the LOC127855827 gene encoding heavy metal-binding protein HIP-like, with product MAKYEPDEVEYSCSDQRDVLIENLPKSFMALVDKLTEQETKIKELTKRQDQVIVDNTPLIDLKKSELIKEVDYLRSMVSTLERRVTLLEEKQQAGPGAVAFFATVSDDIGHLHDRQRILFDNVLTNTGDAYNEHNGTFVAPVAGLYVFSTTLMSSKG from the coding sequence ATGGCGAAGTATGAACCTGACGAAGTTGAATATTCATGTAGTGATCAGCGGGACGTTCTTATTGAGAACTTGCCAAAAAGTTTCATGGCTCTAGTCGATAAACTTACTGAGCAGGAAACGAAAATAAAAGAACTTACTAAACGCCAAGATCAAGTTATTGTTGACAATACGCCATTGATAGATTTGAAAAAGAGTGAGCTAATAAAAGAAGTCGACTACTTGAGGAGTATGGTGTCAACCTTGGAAAGGAGAGTGACACTACTGGAGGAAAAACAACAGGCAGGACCAGGTGCTGTTGCATTCTTTGCTACTGTGAGCGACGATATAGGTCACCTCCATGATCGGCAACGAATTTTGTTTGACAACGTTCTTACAAACACGGGAGATGCCTATAATGAACACAACGGTACCTTTGTGGCTCCAGTTGCGGGATTGTACGTATTTTCAACTACATTGATGTCCAGCAAAGGATGA
- the LOC127856286 gene encoding heavy metal-binding protein HIP-like → MVIDILSTIRLCKYKMLVVQIVLFTTAISSLRACPHSRHVNVDNDLLVDLIKRIEEKDEAIKELQQNQQRQEKIVDKLRRDIDQIKMENGKLRESYLKCEDQIASVSLSVLYMVHEFNTTDTFLSESKNTKASTTAKYFEDILIHNSSVTLDQVSATTKRSRHPKPNTRHEDYRKQNEPDSYGNTIGKRHAGTDLVAFFATLDHPASNLGVGQNLKFDNVITNIGSAYNPHFGGFIAPVSGVYVFMSTLLSFAGHEDNFELKRNGATVCKMHVAGTGGGNNDSTSGSVVLYLDKGDVIAIQNINLGEGVLGNQYSYFSGFLLKQLERNPSLVG, encoded by the exons ATGGTTATAGACATACTTTCTACAATAAGATTATGTAAGTACAAAATGTTGGTGGTTCAGATCGTATTGTTTACTACTGCTATAAGCTCATTGCGTGCGTGTCCTCATTCACGACATGTAAATGTTGACAATGACCTGTTAGTCGACCTTATCAAGCGAATTGAAGAAAAGGATGAAGCAATCAAAGAGCTACAACAGAACCAACAACGTCAAGAAAAAATTGTAGACAAACTGCGCAGAGATATCGAtcaaataaaaatggaaaatggaaaatTACGAGAATCTTATTTGAAGTGCGAAGACCAAATTGCGTCAGTTAGTCTTAGTGTTCTATATATGGTACACGAATTCAACACTACTGACACTTTTTTGAGTGAATCCAAAAATACCAAAGCGTCGACCACTGCTAAATATTTTGAAGACATATTGATACACAATTCGAGTGTAACACTTGATCAAGTTTCTGCAACAACCAAACGTTCGCGACACCCAAAACCTAATACACGTCACGAAGATTATCGTAAACAAAACG AACCTGATTCATATGGAAACACCATAGGGAAAAGGCATGCTGGAACAGATTTGGTGGCATTTTTTGCTACGCTGGACCATCCCGCATCAAATCTTGGCGTCGGTCAGAATCTGAAGTTTGATAATGTAATCACCAATATTGGTTCAGCGTATAATCCGCATTTCGGGGGATTTATTGCCCCAGTATCCGGTGTATACGTGTTCATGTCCACATTGTTGTCATTCGCAGGACATGAGGACAACTTTGAACTGAAGCGCAATGGAGCTACTGTCTGTAAAATGCATGTTGCCGGTACAGGCGGTGGTAATAACGATAGTACTTCAGGAAGCGTTGTGCTCTATCTAGACAAAGGAGATGTGATCGCCATACAAAACATCAACTTAGGGGAAGGCGTTCTTGGGAATCAGTATTCTTATTTTTCaggatttcttttgaaacaactTGAGCGCAATCCTTCTCTTGTCGGATAA